A genome region from Archaeoglobus fulgidus DSM 4304 includes the following:
- a CDS encoding DUF2283 domain-containing protein, with protein sequence MKVKYDADILYISIEEVEDMGELGEDIFVEYNKERKIMGIEIWQARKYVIPEILKFIKAAKMMG encoded by the coding sequence ATGAAGGTCAAGTATGACGCTGACATCCTCTACATATCAATCGAGGAAGTTGAGGATATGGGCGAGCTGGGAGAGGACATTTTCGTTGAATACAACAAAGAGAGGAAGATAATGGGTATTGAAATTTGGCAGGCTCGTAAGTATGTGATTCCTGAAATTCTGAAGTTCATCAAGGCGGCGAAGATGATGGGTTGA
- a CDS encoding (Fe-S)-binding protein, with amino-acid sequence MEVKEILEEISRCSFCGFCEMSCPTRFLIKRNYTPRGRVNTISLYLKGLATEESVNGLFSCLGCGACAAFCPAGINIPEVIRSFRKYMLKLSEVK; translated from the coding sequence GTGGAGGTCAAAGAGATTCTTGAGGAGATTTCACGGTGCTCCTTTTGCGGATTTTGCGAGATGTCCTGCCCCACAAGATTTCTCATTAAAAGAAACTACACGCCGAGAGGGAGAGTTAACACAATTTCCCTTTACCTGAAAGGTCTTGCAACAGAGGAAAGTGTGAACGGTCTTTTTTCCTGTTTGGGATGCGGAGCTTGTGCTGCATTCTGCCCTGCAGGGATAAACATTCCCGAGGTTATTAGGTCATTCAGAAAGTATATGTTGAAGCTGTCAGAGGTGAAGTGA
- a CDS encoding alpha-hydroxy acid oxidase produces the protein MKTIDELVESARQILQERDVNIEVLEGGTERGLTVRRNREILDSIGIKMNLLSDFEPSLETEFLGRKISMPVMPAPLSGLVKSVDANCFKRIIREAWEAGVVPWIGHPIQDDVSEFEKEFVWIIKPLRNTKRVYDDVEKAESSKAMAIGMDIDSAAGIKVGGTILSYGGTKVWSKKELADLASTTKLPFIVKGVLSERDYYSLADISSAIVVSNHGGRVLDSAISPLELLPYLEKVVPTGVDSGFRYGSDVFKALALGADFVLFGRLMVYALAIENGVQTALNMIRDELLRIMKLTGAKSVKEISKEAVVL, from the coding sequence ATGAAAACGATAGACGAGCTTGTTGAAAGCGCCAGACAGATACTTCAGGAAAGGGATGTGAACATAGAGGTTTTAGAGGGGGGTACGGAGAGGGGGTTGACGGTAAGGAGAAACAGAGAGATTTTAGACTCCATCGGAATAAAAATGAACCTCCTATCAGACTTCGAACCTTCTTTGGAAACGGAATTTCTCGGAAGGAAGATTTCCATGCCTGTTATGCCGGCCCCGCTTTCAGGGCTGGTAAAATCTGTGGATGCCAACTGTTTTAAGAGAATAATCCGCGAAGCGTGGGAGGCGGGGGTTGTTCCGTGGATAGGCCATCCTATTCAGGATGATGTTTCGGAATTCGAGAAGGAGTTCGTCTGGATTATCAAGCCTCTCAGAAACACCAAGAGAGTGTACGATGATGTTGAGAAGGCAGAATCGTCAAAGGCCATGGCAATTGGCATGGACATTGACTCTGCAGCGGGAATAAAGGTTGGGGGGACAATTCTGAGCTACGGGGGAACTAAGGTGTGGAGCAAGAAGGAGCTTGCTGACCTCGCCTCCACGACGAAGTTGCCATTCATCGTCAAGGGGGTTCTCAGTGAGAGGGATTACTACTCACTCGCCGACATTAGCTCTGCCATTGTCGTCTCGAATCACGGCGGGAGGGTGCTCGATTCGGCTATTTCTCCGCTCGAACTTCTGCCATACTTAGAGAAAGTGGTTCCAACCGGTGTTGACAGCGGCTTCAGGTACGGCTCGGATGTGTTCAAGGCCTTAGCTCTGGGAGCCGATTTCGTCCTTTTTGGCAGACTCATGGTTTACGCGCTTGCAATTGAAAACGGAGTTCAGACTGCTTTAAACATGATCAGGGATGAGCTTTTGAGGATTATGAAGCTCACGGGAGCGAAAAGTGTGAAAGAAATAAGTAAAGAAGCTGTTGTGCTTTAA
- the cofG gene encoding 7,8-didemethyl-8-hydroxy-5-deazariboflavin synthase subunit CofG, which produces MKIVTYSKNVFIPLTRNCRNRCDYCGFRSEEIGVMSAEEVRKILSAARGAKEALFTFGERPDEVYPEFKAMLLEMGYKSMVDYILEMNKIAVEMGFLPHTNAGILSKEEMRKLKPYNASMGLMLEQAVELECHANSPGKKPEVRIKMIRDAGKLQIPFTTGILVGIGEGREDRLYSLEIIAEIQDNYGHIQEVIVQNFKPKKGTPMENTPPPTLEEMLEAVKAAREILPQEVAIQIPPNLVDDIYPFLKAGANDVGGISNVTHDYINPESPWPEVERLERALRGEFILKERLPIYPRFVKLKWYGEALEPLIEKYSDADGYARP; this is translated from the coding sequence GTGAAAATCGTCACATACTCCAAAAACGTTTTCATCCCTCTTACGAGGAACTGCAGAAACCGCTGTGACTACTGCGGATTCAGGAGCGAAGAGATTGGAGTAATGAGCGCCGAAGAGGTGCGAAAAATCCTTTCGGCAGCAAGGGGGGCTAAGGAGGCGCTTTTCACCTTTGGGGAGAGGCCAGATGAGGTGTATCCCGAGTTCAAAGCGATGCTGCTTGAAATGGGCTATAAAAGCATGGTTGACTACATCCTTGAAATGAATAAAATCGCCGTGGAAATGGGCTTCCTACCACACACAAACGCCGGAATTCTCTCTAAGGAAGAGATGCGGAAGCTAAAGCCCTACAACGCGAGCATGGGGCTTATGCTGGAGCAGGCTGTGGAGCTTGAGTGTCACGCAAACAGCCCAGGCAAAAAGCCGGAAGTGAGGATAAAGATGATCAGAGATGCTGGAAAGCTTCAAATCCCCTTCACCACAGGAATACTGGTGGGGATAGGGGAAGGCAGGGAGGACAGGCTTTACTCTCTCGAGATTATAGCAGAAATTCAGGACAACTACGGCCACATTCAGGAAGTGATTGTTCAGAACTTCAAGCCGAAGAAGGGCACACCTATGGAGAACACTCCCCCTCCAACACTTGAGGAGATGCTTGAGGCTGTGAAGGCTGCGAGAGAGATACTCCCTCAGGAAGTCGCAATCCAGATACCGCCCAATCTGGTTGATGACATTTACCCCTTCCTTAAGGCCGGAGCAAACGACGTTGGAGGCATTTCAAACGTAACCCATGATTACATCAATCCCGAGTCACCGTGGCCGGAAGTTGAGAGGCTGGAGAGAGCTCTTCGTGGGGAGTTTATACTTAAAGAGAGGCTGCCCATCTATCCGAGATTCGTAAAGCTTAAATGGTATGGCGAAGCCTTAGAGCCGCTGATTGAAAAGTATTCGGATGCTGATGGTTATGCTCGCCCTTGA
- a CDS encoding helix-turn-helix domain-containing protein, translated as MKSRSEIWVSYDILTTAAWRNFSSLGCTVVPPLRVANGVEKWFVYTPDEISQRDIKRQLEMDNATHISRIRELTLKSFLKVIFNMDFLSDFIDTMEALTDLQVKTIKQAYVNGYYDYPRRCTLGDLAKINGISKNAMAKRLKSVEKKIFECLFGYI; from the coding sequence ATGAAGTCAAGGTCGGAGATCTGGGTTTCTTACGATATTCTCACCACCGCTGCTTGGAGAAATTTTTCATCGCTCGGTTGTACGGTTGTTCCCCCACTGCGGGTTGCTAACGGCGTCGAGAAATGGTTTGTGTACACACCTGATGAAATCTCGCAAAGAGACATAAAGAGACAGCTTGAAATGGACAACGCAACGCATATTTCAAGAATCAGGGAGTTGACGCTGAAAAGCTTTTTGAAGGTTATATTTAACATGGACTTTCTTTCTGACTTTATTGATACAATGGAGGCACTCACAGACCTTCAGGTTAAAACGATAAAGCAGGCTTACGTTAACGGCTACTATGATTATCCGAGGAGATGCACCCTCGGTGATCTGGCCAAAATTAACGGGATTTCAAAAAATGCGATGGCAAAAAGATTGAAGAGCGTAGAAAAGAAGATTTTTGAGTGCCTTTTTGGTTATATTTAG
- a CDS encoding L-lactate permease has product MDAIVAATPILLVLFLMAGLRMSAMKAMPIGWLVTVIIALFYWKMPPEWIAAATIKGTLSALDILLVVFGAVYLYYDARLSGATRAITRGIMGLSADRRIQAGIAFLLVTFFEGAAGFGTPGAIVGPLLVGIGFPPAIAAPLVLIFDSSPVSFGAVGIPVWGGLGSSLDSPVVKEVLESYGYTLKQFLYTDVTFWTATLHGIMAVFIPLLGAVFMVKWSGGKVSDVKDAAPSLLLAGLSFAIPYWILAASLGPEFPSLLGGIIGLVIYSATLKAGFVPKTSWDFAKKHEAGEESERIEKEFSILEAMVPYVLVSLGLVLTRTVPAINQFVTTNLVIGISGILGTSLSHTYKLLYNPGTIFIIAVLISNAVSRLSPKHTARALKTTAIGVAPAAIALVFAVSLSQIMMNSGNNLSGMPSMLKVMAVSLANATGLGYIMLAVFVGILGAYMSGSNTVSNILFGGFQFEIANATGLPKTIILALQNVGGAVGNMICVHNVVAVCTTCGILGQEGDVIRKNLVPATIYAIVVSVVAAIAVFILKIQMI; this is encoded by the coding sequence GTGGATGCAATAGTTGCAGCAACACCGATACTATTGGTGCTTTTTCTGATGGCGGGCCTCAGAATGTCGGCCATGAAAGCTATGCCAATCGGCTGGCTCGTTACGGTGATCATTGCCCTTTTCTACTGGAAAATGCCACCGGAATGGATAGCAGCAGCAACAATTAAGGGGACTCTTTCGGCCCTTGACATCCTGCTCGTTGTTTTCGGAGCGGTTTACCTTTACTACGACGCTAGGCTTAGCGGTGCGACAAGAGCTATAACAAGAGGGATAATGGGACTGTCTGCAGACAGAAGAATACAGGCAGGAATAGCATTCCTGCTCGTTACGTTCTTCGAAGGAGCTGCTGGGTTCGGAACTCCGGGGGCTATAGTCGGACCTCTGCTCGTGGGTATCGGATTCCCGCCGGCGATAGCGGCTCCCCTGGTTCTGATTTTCGATTCCTCACCCGTATCTTTTGGAGCTGTGGGAATTCCCGTTTGGGGAGGACTTGGCTCCTCATTGGACAGTCCGGTAGTTAAAGAAGTTCTGGAATCGTACGGATACACGCTGAAGCAGTTCCTTTACACCGACGTCACCTTCTGGACGGCAACCCTTCATGGCATAATGGCGGTCTTCATACCTCTGCTCGGTGCAGTCTTCATGGTCAAGTGGAGCGGAGGAAAGGTTAGCGATGTCAAGGATGCTGCACCCTCACTGCTGCTAGCTGGACTAAGCTTTGCCATTCCCTACTGGATTCTTGCCGCTTCGCTCGGTCCGGAATTTCCATCGCTTCTCGGTGGGATAATCGGTCTCGTGATATACTCCGCTACCCTTAAGGCAGGTTTTGTGCCGAAAACTTCCTGGGATTTCGCCAAAAAGCATGAAGCCGGAGAAGAGTCAGAAAGAATCGAAAAGGAGTTTTCGATATTGGAAGCCATGGTTCCCTACGTTCTCGTCTCTCTTGGACTCGTTCTAACTAGGACAGTTCCAGCAATAAATCAATTTGTCACAACGAATCTCGTAATCGGAATCAGCGGTATTCTCGGCACTTCGCTGTCCCACACATACAAACTGCTCTACAATCCCGGAACAATATTCATTATTGCCGTGCTGATCAGCAACGCTGTATCGAGACTAAGTCCCAAGCACACGGCAAGAGCTCTAAAGACAACAGCCATAGGAGTTGCCCCTGCAGCGATTGCCCTCGTATTCGCCGTATCACTGTCGCAGATTATGATGAACTCTGGAAACAACCTCTCCGGAATGCCGAGCATGCTAAAGGTTATGGCGGTAAGCCTCGCCAACGCCACAGGACTGGGCTACATAATGCTCGCAGTCTTTGTCGGAATACTCGGAGCCTACATGTCCGGCAGCAACACCGTCTCGAACATACTGTTTGGAGGGTTCCAGTTTGAAATTGCAAACGCAACAGGCCTGCCGAAAACCATCATTCTCGCCCTGCAAAACGTGGGTGGAGCGGTGGGGAACATGATTTGTGTCCACAACGTTGTTGCTGTGTGCACAACCTGTGGAATCCTCGGCCAAGAGGGAGACGTGATCAGGAAGAACCTCGTGCCGGCAACGATTTACGCAATAGTTGTCAGCGTGGTGGCGGCGATAGCAGTCTTCATCCTGAAAATACAAATGATTTAA
- a CDS encoding metallophosphoesterase: MAAMRILIFGDTHIPERADEIPREFTDYLVDFDMVVITGDLTSERVLRFAERVAESVIAVRGNMDDLPLPHSAKFRVEGLSFGVVHGHQVYPRGNREQLEQIALEMDVDVLISGHTHLPDVYRGAKILLNPGSMTGVWGGGAYSTYPSFMVLEVKKGSFRGSLYRLLDEEVTVEQFSF, encoded by the coding sequence ATGGCTGCTATGAGGATTTTAATTTTTGGGGACACCCATATCCCGGAGAGGGCTGATGAAATTCCGAGGGAGTTCACCGACTACCTCGTGGACTTCGACATGGTAGTAATCACTGGTGACCTGACCTCAGAAAGGGTGCTGAGGTTCGCTGAGAGGGTTGCGGAATCAGTAATAGCGGTGAGGGGAAACATGGACGACCTCCCTCTCCCGCATTCGGCGAAGTTCAGGGTTGAAGGACTCAGTTTCGGAGTTGTTCACGGTCATCAGGTTTATCCGAGGGGCAACAGAGAGCAGCTTGAGCAAATAGCGCTCGAGATGGACGTTGATGTGTTGATTTCCGGCCACACACACCTGCCTGATGTTTATAGAGGGGCTAAAATCCTTCTCAATCCCGGTTCCATGACGGGAGTGTGGGGTGGTGGGGCCTATAGCACCTATCCGTCATTCATGGTTCTCGAAGTGAAAAAGGGAAGTTTCAGAGGAAGCCTTTACAGGCTGCTTGATGAAGAAGTAACTGTTGAGCAGTTTTCGTTTTAG
- a CDS encoding DUF2391 family protein, which translates to MDETSKKVDEMAKKQAEIEGKIDEVFNSLERLRGELEEQPDKLGWDDITQEIIGAISFAFPFLFTGELWEIAKEISLERSLAIFIITVVIAYLFITKSKIGNLKKETLFYIPRRLLTVLVIAYLISAGMIYLYGIYIVAHFTTTQFINATILISTFAVIGAIAVDMVK; encoded by the coding sequence GTGGACGAGACCTCCAAGAAGGTAGATGAGATGGCGAAAAAACAGGCTGAAATCGAGGGAAAGATTGACGAAGTCTTCAATAGCCTTGAGAGGCTGCGTGGAGAGCTTGAGGAGCAGCCAGACAAGCTGGGATGGGACGACATAACTCAGGAGATAATCGGTGCAATATCCTTTGCCTTTCCATTTCTCTTTACCGGGGAGCTGTGGGAGATTGCCAAAGAGATCTCGCTTGAGCGCTCACTCGCGATTTTTATCATAACGGTAGTTATCGCTTACCTTTTTATCACTAAGTCTAAAATTGGAAATTTGAAAAAGGAGACGCTTTTCTACATCCCAAGAAGGCTTCTAACCGTTTTAGTCATCGCATACCTCATTTCAGCCGGAATGATTTACCTCTACGGAATATATATCGTGGCGCACTTCACAACAACGCAGTTCATCAACGCTACAATCCTTATTAGCACATTTGCCGTCATCGGGGCCATAGCTGTGGATATGGTGAAGTAA
- the lysA gene encoding diaminopimelate decarboxylase, giving the protein MFSTSDGILTVEGVKVTEIVRETGTPVYVTSRALLERNLEAYKKAFSNEGLLYAVKANNNLALMRIIASHGFGADVFSDGELYLASLAGFRKDMVLFNGNSKSRKEIEMGVTAGVKFSVDSLDELRTISKIAKEVGKEVEIAFRVNPDVDPKTHPKIATGLRESKFGIPHEMVREAYEMALKLDGVVPVGIHCHIGSQILDLSPFVHALNKVMDIAVDIEKLGVELSFVDMGGGLGIDYEGKGAPTPKDLASAILPEFEGRKADLTSDPQLWLEPGRSIVGNTTVLITRVNAVKKGYKNFVAVDAGFNVLIRPAMYGSYHRVAVANKMDAEPEEVYTVVGPICESGDVLARDRKLPKVEVGDLIAVFDAGAYGFVMSSQYNGRPRCAEVLVSGDRWDVIREKESYGDLIEKQRLPEWLL; this is encoded by the coding sequence ATGTTCTCAACTAGCGACGGAATTCTGACAGTGGAGGGTGTGAAGGTAACGGAGATTGTCAGGGAAACTGGCACGCCCGTTTACGTCACTTCAAGGGCCCTACTTGAGAGAAACCTAGAGGCTTACAAAAAAGCCTTCTCCAACGAAGGGCTGCTTTATGCTGTAAAGGCCAATAACAACCTCGCTTTGATGAGGATAATCGCCTCTCATGGCTTTGGTGCTGATGTTTTTAGCGATGGTGAGCTGTACCTTGCATCTCTCGCAGGCTTCAGGAAGGATATGGTTCTCTTCAACGGCAACTCGAAAAGCAGAAAAGAGATAGAAATGGGGGTTACTGCTGGAGTCAAGTTCAGCGTTGACAGTCTGGATGAGCTCAGAACTATTTCGAAAATTGCTAAGGAGGTTGGAAAGGAGGTTGAGATTGCTTTCAGGGTCAATCCCGACGTTGACCCGAAAACTCATCCGAAAATCGCTACGGGGCTTAGAGAGTCAAAGTTCGGCATTCCGCATGAAATGGTGAGGGAGGCTTACGAGATGGCTTTGAAGCTGGACGGTGTTGTTCCGGTTGGAATACACTGCCATATCGGCAGCCAGATACTCGACCTCTCCCCGTTCGTGCACGCGCTGAACAAGGTTATGGACATCGCCGTGGATATCGAGAAGCTTGGTGTTGAGCTGAGCTTTGTGGACATGGGTGGTGGGCTCGGAATTGACTACGAGGGGAAGGGCGCTCCAACCCCCAAGGACCTCGCAAGCGCAATTCTACCTGAATTCGAAGGAAGAAAGGCTGATTTAACTTCCGACCCGCAGCTCTGGCTGGAACCTGGAAGGAGCATTGTTGGCAACACAACCGTCTTGATTACAAGAGTGAACGCCGTGAAGAAGGGCTACAAGAACTTTGTTGCTGTTGATGCCGGCTTCAACGTCCTAATCCGTCCCGCGATGTACGGTTCCTACCACAGGGTGGCGGTAGCGAACAAGATGGATGCCGAGCCTGAGGAGGTTTATACGGTCGTTGGGCCGATATGCGAGAGTGGAGATGTTCTGGCCAGGGACAGGAAGCTACCCAAAGTTGAAGTGGGTGATTTAATCGCCGTTTTCGACGCGGGAGCCTACGGTTTCGTGATGAGCAGCCAGTACAACGGCAGGCCGAGGTGCGCAGAGGTGCTTGTGAGCGGGGATAGATGGGACGTAATCAGGGAGAAGGAGAGCTACGGTGATTTAATCGAGAAGCAAAGGTTACCTGAATGGCTGCTATGA
- the glcD gene encoding glycolate oxidase subunit GlcD: protein MKITKELEKILGKGNVSTDPLVVTLHSTDAIGKAGNATAVVFPENTEQVARIAKLCYENNIKIYPQGSSTELSGSSVPEDGIVINFSKMNKIEEINVVDGYAVAQPGVRIAELEERLNEHSYTFPVDPGSVRSATVGGAINTGAGGMRGAKYGTMVDWVLGLEVVTADGEVLNIGSRTLKCRQGYNLTKLIVGSEGTLAIVTKAILKIAPLPENIVYAGAFFDSPEKAMQAVVEIKHMWPAIMEFLDSDLVKAGREISGIDEEGNMLVVGIECNHEASERIASALESILSQTARRVIIARNQRELEEKNLLALRRAFYPLAIKLASKEFGTKKSLVLIEDISVPVSKLPEAIRGIKEIARKYDFTVFIAGHVGDGNLHPTIWTSPEDEELMSRSHKFYTEVMELALRLGGTISAEHGIGVVKKEGLEMEMKYKKSEKALEIMREIKKLFDPKNILNPGKVV, encoded by the coding sequence ATGAAGATAACAAAAGAGCTTGAGAAAATCCTTGGTAAGGGGAACGTCAGCACCGACCCTCTTGTTGTAACGCTCCACTCGACTGATGCTATTGGAAAAGCCGGTAACGCAACTGCGGTAGTTTTTCCGGAAAATACGGAGCAGGTTGCGAGGATTGCAAAACTCTGCTACGAGAACAACATTAAAATCTACCCTCAGGGAAGCTCAACGGAGTTAAGCGGGTCTTCGGTTCCTGAAGACGGGATAGTCATAAACTTCTCAAAAATGAATAAAATCGAGGAGATAAACGTTGTGGATGGCTATGCAGTGGCTCAACCGGGAGTGAGAATTGCGGAGCTGGAGGAAAGGTTGAACGAACACAGCTACACGTTCCCCGTCGATCCGGGTTCGGTGAGGTCAGCAACAGTTGGCGGAGCGATAAACACCGGAGCGGGAGGGATGAGGGGAGCAAAGTATGGAACCATGGTTGACTGGGTTCTGGGACTGGAAGTTGTCACAGCAGATGGAGAAGTTCTCAACATAGGTTCAAGAACGCTCAAGTGCAGGCAGGGGTACAACCTGACTAAGCTGATTGTGGGAAGCGAGGGGACTCTCGCAATAGTTACAAAGGCAATTCTGAAAATCGCCCCGCTACCGGAAAATATAGTCTATGCAGGGGCTTTCTTCGACAGCCCGGAAAAGGCGATGCAGGCCGTTGTGGAAATCAAGCACATGTGGCCGGCAATAATGGAGTTCCTCGACAGCGACCTCGTGAAAGCTGGTCGGGAGATTTCTGGAATTGACGAGGAAGGAAACATGCTTGTTGTTGGAATTGAGTGCAATCACGAGGCGAGTGAGAGAATCGCAAGCGCTCTGGAAAGCATACTGTCACAGACAGCGAGAAGAGTGATAATAGCAAGAAATCAGAGAGAGCTAGAGGAGAAAAACCTGCTGGCTCTGAGGAGAGCGTTCTACCCTCTGGCAATCAAATTGGCTTCCAAGGAGTTTGGAACCAAAAAGTCGCTCGTTTTGATTGAGGATATATCCGTTCCGGTCTCAAAGCTGCCAGAGGCAATCAGAGGGATAAAGGAAATTGCCCGGAAATACGACTTTACAGTTTTCATAGCCGGCCACGTCGGTGACGGAAACCTCCATCCAACGATATGGACGTCTCCGGAGGACGAGGAGCTGATGAGCAGGTCACATAAGTTCTACACGGAAGTTATGGAGCTCGCTCTAAGGCTTGGTGGTACGATAAGCGCTGAGCACGGAATTGGCGTGGTTAAAAAAGAGGGGCTTGAAATGGAAATGAAGTACAAAAAGAGCGAGAAAGCTCTGGAAATAATGAGGGAAATCAAGAAGCTCTTTGACCCTAAGAACATCCTCAATCCTGGAAAGGTGGTATAG
- the cofH gene encoding 5-amino-6-(D-ribitylamino)uracil--L-tyrosine 4-hydroxyphenyl transferase CofH translates to MLMVMLALDDLLKNPYETFRIADELRRELVGDTVTYVVNRNINFTDICINDCKFCSFRNRKKYLLSLDEIKQKVEEAVEFGCTELCIQGGLLPDADLDFYLSILQAVRDVDKKIHIHAFSPMEVVHAARNSGMTVEEVLKELKKEGLGSMPGTAAEILDDSIRALICPRKLKTAEWVEVIKTAHRVGIPTTATIMYGHIDTWEHRINHLLLIKKIQQETGGITELIPLPFMSKNNELGRYAKGSSGFDDLLMIAIARILLYPEIKNIQASWVKMGQKLAQAALHVGANDLGGTLMEENISKSAGATSGEFMHPEELRELIKIAGRVPKQRDTLYNILD, encoded by the coding sequence ATGCTGATGGTTATGCTCGCCCTTGACGACTTGCTGAAGAATCCTTACGAAACTTTCAGAATTGCCGACGAACTCAGGAGAGAGCTTGTAGGAGATACCGTAACATACGTAGTCAACAGAAACATAAACTTCACCGACATCTGCATCAACGACTGCAAGTTCTGCTCCTTCCGCAATAGGAAGAAATACCTGCTGAGCTTGGATGAAATCAAGCAGAAAGTTGAGGAGGCAGTTGAATTCGGCTGCACAGAGCTCTGCATCCAGGGTGGTTTGCTGCCCGATGCAGACCTAGACTTTTACCTTTCAATTCTTCAGGCTGTGAGGGATGTTGACAAAAAGATACACATTCACGCCTTTTCCCCAATGGAGGTCGTTCATGCGGCAAGGAACAGCGGAATGACGGTGGAGGAGGTGTTAAAGGAGCTTAAAAAGGAAGGTCTTGGCTCGATGCCTGGGACGGCTGCGGAAATTCTCGACGACAGCATAAGGGCGCTTATCTGCCCGAGGAAGCTTAAAACGGCGGAATGGGTCGAGGTTATAAAGACTGCTCACCGAGTCGGCATTCCAACAACGGCGACGATAATGTACGGTCATATCGACACCTGGGAGCACAGGATAAACCACCTCCTTCTAATCAAGAAAATACAGCAGGAAACGGGAGGTATTACTGAGCTCATCCCCCTGCCATTCATGTCCAAAAACAACGAGCTTGGAAGGTATGCGAAGGGCAGTTCTGGATTTGATGACTTGCTGATGATTGCCATCGCCAGAATTTTGCTCTACCCCGAAATCAAAAACATACAGGCGTCGTGGGTTAAGATGGGTCAGAAGCTGGCTCAGGCTGCGCTTCACGTGGGCGCGAACGACCTCGGCGGCACTCTGATGGAGGAGAACATCTCCAAATCAGCAGGAGCGACGAGTGGTGAGTTCATGCATCCGGAAGAGCTAAGAGAGCTAATAAAAATTGCGGGGAGAGTTCCAAAACAGAGGGATACGCTCTACAACATTTTGGATTAG
- a CDS encoding 30S ribosomal protein S15 — protein MARIHARRRGKSGSKRIYRDSPPEWVDMSPEEVEKKVLELYNEGYEPSMIGMILRDRYGIPSVKQVTGKKIQKILKEHGVEIKYPEDLKALIKKALKLRAHLEVHRKDKHNRRGLQLIEAKIWRLSSYYKEKGVLPADWKYNPDRLKIEISK, from the coding sequence ATGGCAAGAATTCATGCGCGAAGAAGGGGTAAATCAGGATCAAAGAGAATTTATCGCGACTCACCGCCGGAATGGGTGGACATGTCACCGGAGGAAGTGGAAAAGAAGGTTCTGGAGCTTTACAATGAAGGATACGAGCCGAGCATGATCGGAATGATTCTCAGAGACCGCTACGGCATCCCGTCGGTAAAGCAGGTGACAGGGAAGAAGATTCAGAAAATCCTGAAGGAGCACGGTGTGGAGATAAAGTATCCCGAAGACCTGAAAGCTCTGATAAAGAAGGCACTGAAGCTGAGAGCTCATCTGGAAGTCCACAGGAAAGACAAGCACAACAGAAGAGGTCTGCAGCTGATCGAGGCGAAAATCTGGAGGCTTTCGAGCTACTACAAGGAGAAGGGAGTGCTGCCGGCAGACTGGAAGTACAATCCGGATAGACTCAAAATTGAGATTTCGAAGTAA